One Glycine soja cultivar W05 chromosome 2, ASM419377v2, whole genome shotgun sequence genomic region harbors:
- the LOC114377576 gene encoding uncharacterized CRM domain-containing protein At3g25440, chloroplastic-like isoform X2, producing the protein MKPSPFLGNASFHSCPFLKFNDKVVEQQQDSQKASSANVDGDGNAKVKRNKLKGKRAVVRWLKFFRFKKKKEYERMTAEEKILYKLLKARKKEERLCEALKKIEPAESSETTHDPEILTPEEHFFFLKMGLKSKNYVPVGRRGIYQGVILNMHLHWKKHQTLKVVVKTFSAEEVKEIAAELARLSGGIVLDIHEDNTIIMYRGKNYSQPPTEIMSPRVSLSRKKALDKSKYRDALRAVRRHIPRLEQELEILRAQFKSSAESNTDAAEAIQNSGIESIESGSISNFQLQNSYKDRERMNDNIGCTEDETDMNSELDSDSDKLSDIFETDSDTENFIKEEKPLYLDEFDNFPEQSDGEMNDFEEHLRQMSLKSKNMEKDDNLPKLDEVDKIFLQATSFLKKKIK; encoded by the exons ATGAAACCATCTCCTTTCTTGGGGAACGCAAGCTTTCATTCATGTCCATTTCTAAAGTTTAACGATAAGGTTGTAGAGCAACAACAGGATTCTCAAAAGGCCTCAAGTGCTAATGTTGATGGTGATGGTAATGCCAAAGTAAAGAGGAACAAATTAAAGGGGAAAAGAGCTGTTGTAAGATGGCTCAAGTTCTTTAGatttaagaagaagaaagagtatGAAAGGATGACAGCAGAGGAaaaaattttatacaaattgtTAAAG GCtcgaaaaaaagaagagagactTTGTGAAGCTCTGAAAAAGATTGAGCCCgcagaatcttcagaaacaaccCATGATCCTGAGATATTAACCCCAGAAGAGCACTTTTTCTTCTTAAAGATGGGTCTCAAAAGCAAAAATTACGTGCCAGTTGGAAGACGAGGAATTTACCAAGGTGTAATTTTGAACATGCATCTGCATTGGAAAAAACATCAAACTTTGAAAGTGGTGGTGAAGACATTTTCAGCAGAGGAGGTTAAGGAGATTGCTGCTGAACTGGCAAGATTGAGCGGAGGTATAGTGCTTGACATTCATGAAGATAACACAATAATAATGTACAGAGGGAAAAACTACTCTCAACCACCAACAGAGATCATGTCTCCACGAGTCTCTCTTTCAAGAAAGAAG GCATTGGATAAATCCAAATACAGGGATGCCCTCCGAGCTGTGAGGAGACATATTCCAAGGCTTGAACAAGAGCTTGAAATTCTTCGTGCTCAATTTAAAAGTTCAGCTGAAAGTAATACAGATGCTGCTGAGGCAATCCAGAACAGTGGCATAGAGAGTATTGAGTCTGGGAGTATCTCAAATTTCCAGCTACAGAATTCATATAAAGACCGTGAAAGGATGAATGATAACATTGGGTGCACAGAGGATGAGACAGATATGAACTCTGAATTGGATTCTGATTCGGATAAGTTATCAGATATATTTGAGACTGATTCAGATACTGAGAATTTCATAAAGGAGGAGAAACCTCTTTACTTGGATGAGTTTGATAATTTTCCAGAGCAAAGCGATGGAGAAATGAATGATTTTGAGGAGCATCTGCGACAAATGTCTCTGAAATCAAAAAACATGGAAAAGGACGATAACTTACCTAAGTTGGACGAAGTTGACAAGATTTTTCTGCAAGCTACTtcctttttaaagaaaaagataaaatga
- the LOC114377588 gene encoding splicing factor U2AF 50 kDa subunit-like isoform X2 produces MEIAGSFGSLKAYHFETKVSNGSCAFLEYVDHSVTIKACAGLNGMKLGGEVLTVLQAMPDASPSENAGEPPSYGIPEHAEPLLRKPTQVLEINNVYVFVWSPIKKVY; encoded by the exons ATGGAGATTGCTGGTTCGTTTGGATCTTTGAAGGCTTACCACTTTGAAACCAAGGTCAGCAATGGATCATGTGCTTTTCTTGAG TATGTGGACCACTCTGTTACCATCAAAGCTTGTGCGGGTTTGAATGGTATGAAGCTGGGAGGGGAAGTACTAACAGTTCTTCAGGCTATGCCTGATGCATCACCCTCG GAAAATGCTGGTGAACCACCGTCATATGGGATTCCAGAGCATGCAGAACCACTGCTCAGAAAGCCAACGCAAGTACTAGAGATTAATAATGTG TATGTTTTTGTTTGGTCTCCTATCAAGAAGGTCTATTAG
- the LOC114377588 gene encoding splicing factor U2AF 65 kDa subunit-like isoform X1 has protein sequence MEIAGSFGSLKAYHFETKVSNGSCAFLEYVDHSVTIKACAGLNGMKLGGEVLTVLQAMPDASPSENAGEPPSYGIPEHAEPLLRKPTQVLEINNVFADSIWSLSDVTIEEILDDVRLECARS, from the exons ATGGAGATTGCTGGTTCGTTTGGATCTTTGAAGGCTTACCACTTTGAAACCAAGGTCAGCAATGGATCATGTGCTTTTCTTGAG TATGTGGACCACTCTGTTACCATCAAAGCTTGTGCGGGTTTGAATGGTATGAAGCTGGGAGGGGAAGTACTAACAGTTCTTCAGGCTATGCCTGATGCATCACCCTCG GAAAATGCTGGTGAACCACCGTCATATGGGATTCCAGAGCATGCAGAACCACTGCTCAGAAAGCCAACGCAAGTACTAGAGATTAATAATGTG TTTGCAGACTCTATTTGGTCTTTATCTGATGTGACAATTGAAGAAATTTTGGATGATGTCCGATTGGAATGTGCAAGATCATAA
- the LOC114377588 gene encoding splicing factor U2AF 50 kDa subunit-like isoform X3, protein MEIAGSFGSLKAYHFETKVSNGSCAFLEYVDHSVTIKACAGLNGMKLGGEVLTVLQAMPDASPSENAGEPPSYGIPEHAEPLLRKPTQVLEINNVIWDY, encoded by the exons ATGGAGATTGCTGGTTCGTTTGGATCTTTGAAGGCTTACCACTTTGAAACCAAGGTCAGCAATGGATCATGTGCTTTTCTTGAG TATGTGGACCACTCTGTTACCATCAAAGCTTGTGCGGGTTTGAATGGTATGAAGCTGGGAGGGGAAGTACTAACAGTTCTTCAGGCTATGCCTGATGCATCACCCTCG GAAAATGCTGGTGAACCACCGTCATATGGGATTCCAGAGCATGCAGAACCACTGCTCAGAAAGCCAACGCAAGTACTAGAGATTAATAATGTG ATTTGGGACTATTAA
- the LOC114377569 gene encoding protein NRT1/ PTR FAMILY 5.2-like: MEEGRVVNEYTQDGTVDLKGKPILKSKSGGWNACSFVVVYEIFERMAYYGISSNLILYLTRKLHQGTVTSSNNVTNWVGTIWITPILGAYVADAHLGRYWTFVIASVIYLMGMSLLTLSVSLPSLKPPECHELDVTKCEKASILHLAVFYGALYTLALGTGGTKPNISTIGADQFDDFDSKEKKLKLSFFNWWMFSIFIGTLFANSVLVYIQDNVGWTLGYALPTLGLAISIIIFLAGTPFYRHKLPTGSPFTKMAKVIVAAIRKWKVHIPSDTKELYELDLEEYAKKGRVRIDSTPTLRLLNKACVNTDSTTSGWMLSPVTHVEETKQMLRMIPILAATLIPSAMVAQIGTLFVKQGITLDRGIGSFNIPPASLATFVTLSMLVCVVLYDRFFVKIMQRFTKNPRGITLLQRIGIGLIIHIVIMVVASLTERYRLRVAKEHGLVENGGQVPLSIFILLPQYVLMGAADAFVEVAKIEFFYDQAPESMKSLGTSYSMTTLGIGNFLSTFLLTTISHVTKKHGHRGWVLNNLNASHLDYYYALLAILNFLNFIFFMVVTKFYVYRAEISDSIKVLEEELKEKTSNQVIPRD; the protein is encoded by the exons ATGGAAGAGGGCAGGGTTGTGAATGAGTACACACAAGATGGAACTGTGGATCTTAAAGGGAAACCCATTCTCAAATCCAAAAGTGGTGGTTGGAATGCTTGCTCCTTTGTTGTTG TGTACGAGATATTTGAAAGAATGGCTTATTATGGAATATCATCAAATTTGATACTATATCTGACAAGGAAGCTTCACCAAGGCACTGTGACCTCTTCCAACAACGTCACCAATTGGGTTGGCACCATTTGGATAACTCCTATCTTAGGAGCCTACGTTGCCGATGCTCATCTTGGTCGCTATTggacttttgtcatcgcctcaGTCATCTATTTAATG GGTATGTCTCTACTTACACTATCAGTGTCCCTTCCAAGCCTAAAGCCACCAGAGTGCCATGAATTGGATGTGACAAAATGTGAAAAAGCCTCCATACTACATCTAGCTGTGTTCTATGGTGCACTCTACACTTTAGCACTAGGAACCGGTGGAACCAAGCCCAACATTTCCACCATTGGTGCTGACCAATTTGATGACTTTGACTCCAAGGAGAAGAAGCTCAAGCTCTCCTTCTTCAATTGGTGGATGTTCAGCATCTTCATTGGGACCCTCTTTGCAAATTCTGTTCTGGTCTATATACAAGACAATGTGGGGTGGACTCTTGGGTATGCTCTTCCAACTCTTGGACTTGCAATATCAATCATCATATTTTTGGCTGGTACACCCTTTTATAGACACAAATTACCCACGGGGAGTCCATTTACTAAGATGGCCAAGGTCATAGTGGCTGCTATAAGGAAATGGAAAGTGCATATTCCTAGTGACACTAAAGAACTTTATGAGCTTGATTTGGAAGAGTATGCCAAGAAAGGGAGAGTCAGAATTGATTCCACTCCAACCTTGAG GCTCCTCAACAAGGCATGTGTCAACACCGATTCAACTACTAGTGGATGGATGCTAAGCCCTGTTACCCATGTAGAGGAGACCAAACAAATGCTAAGAATGATCCCCATCTTGGCTGCTACATTGATTCCTAGTGCAATGGTTGCACAGATAGGCACCCTTTTTGTGAAGCAAGGGATTACACTTGATAGAGGCATTGGCAGCTTCAATATCCCCCCAGCAAGTTTAGCCACATTTGTGACTCTATCCATGCTTGTATGTGTGGTGCTCTATGACCGTTTCTTTGTCAAGATCATGCAAAGGTTTACCAAGAACCCTAGAGGGATAACCCTTCTCCAAAGGATTGGAATTGGCCTCATAATCCACATAGTGATTATGGTAGTTGCATCTCTTACTGAAAGGTATAGACTTAGAGTGGCCAAAGAACATGGGTTAGTAGAAAATGGAGGGCAAGTTCCTTTGAGCATTTTCATCTTGCTTCCTCAATATGTTCTTATGGGAGCAGCTGATGCATTTGTCGAGGTTGCCAAAATCGAGTTTTTTTATGACCAAGCCCCAGAAAGCATGAAGAGCCTTGGCACTTCCTATTCAATGACAACCTTAGGCATTGGGAATTTCCTAAGCACTTTTCTTCTCACAACTATTTCACATGTCACCAAGAAACATGGCCACCGAGGATGGGTTTTGAACAACTTGAATGCTTCTCATCTTGACTACTACTATGCCCTTTTGGCCATACTAAACTTTTTGAACTTCATATTTTTCATGGTTGTGACAAAGTTCTATGTGTATAGAGCTGAAATTTCAGATTCCATAAAAGTGCTTGAGGAAGAGCTGAAGGAAAAGACCTCAAACCAAGTGATTCCAAGAGATTAG
- the LOC114377576 gene encoding uncharacterized CRM domain-containing protein At3g25440, chloroplastic-like isoform X1 has product MVWKLLGARLLSSYSSSLLLTPLLFRSKISLVRGQEPIFGHLCYMKPSPFLGNASFHSCPFLKFNDKVVEQQQDSQKASSANVDGDGNAKVKRNKLKGKRAVVRWLKFFRFKKKKEYERMTAEEKILYKLLKARKKEERLCEALKKIEPAESSETTHDPEILTPEEHFFFLKMGLKSKNYVPVGRRGIYQGVILNMHLHWKKHQTLKVVVKTFSAEEVKEIAAELARLSGGIVLDIHEDNTIIMYRGKNYSQPPTEIMSPRVSLSRKKALDKSKYRDALRAVRRHIPRLEQELEILRAQFKSSAESNTDAAEAIQNSGIESIESGSISNFQLQNSYKDRERMNDNIGCTEDETDMNSELDSDSDKLSDIFETDSDTENFIKEEKPLYLDEFDNFPEQSDGEMNDFEEHLRQMSLKSKNMEKDDNLPKLDEVDKIFLQATSFLKKKIK; this is encoded by the exons ATGGTGTGGAAGCTTTTGGGAGCACGCCTTCTCTCCTcatattcttcttctttgcttCTCACACCCCTCTTATTTCGCAGCAAAATAAG CTTGGTTCGTGGCCAGGAACCTATTTTTGGGCACCTCTGTTACATGAAACCATCTCCTTTCTTGGGGAACGCAAGCTTTCATTCATGTCCATTTCTAAAGTTTAACGATAAGGTTGTAGAGCAACAACAGGATTCTCAAAAGGCCTCAAGTGCTAATGTTGATGGTGATGGTAATGCCAAAGTAAAGAGGAACAAATTAAAGGGGAAAAGAGCTGTTGTAAGATGGCTCAAGTTCTTTAGatttaagaagaagaaagagtatGAAAGGATGACAGCAGAGGAaaaaattttatacaaattgtTAAAG GCtcgaaaaaaagaagagagactTTGTGAAGCTCTGAAAAAGATTGAGCCCgcagaatcttcagaaacaaccCATGATCCTGAGATATTAACCCCAGAAGAGCACTTTTTCTTCTTAAAGATGGGTCTCAAAAGCAAAAATTACGTGCCAGTTGGAAGACGAGGAATTTACCAAGGTGTAATTTTGAACATGCATCTGCATTGGAAAAAACATCAAACTTTGAAAGTGGTGGTGAAGACATTTTCAGCAGAGGAGGTTAAGGAGATTGCTGCTGAACTGGCAAGATTGAGCGGAGGTATAGTGCTTGACATTCATGAAGATAACACAATAATAATGTACAGAGGGAAAAACTACTCTCAACCACCAACAGAGATCATGTCTCCACGAGTCTCTCTTTCAAGAAAGAAG GCATTGGATAAATCCAAATACAGGGATGCCCTCCGAGCTGTGAGGAGACATATTCCAAGGCTTGAACAAGAGCTTGAAATTCTTCGTGCTCAATTTAAAAGTTCAGCTGAAAGTAATACAGATGCTGCTGAGGCAATCCAGAACAGTGGCATAGAGAGTATTGAGTCTGGGAGTATCTCAAATTTCCAGCTACAGAATTCATATAAAGACCGTGAAAGGATGAATGATAACATTGGGTGCACAGAGGATGAGACAGATATGAACTCTGAATTGGATTCTGATTCGGATAAGTTATCAGATATATTTGAGACTGATTCAGATACTGAGAATTTCATAAAGGAGGAGAAACCTCTTTACTTGGATGAGTTTGATAATTTTCCAGAGCAAAGCGATGGAGAAATGAATGATTTTGAGGAGCATCTGCGACAAATGTCTCTGAAATCAAAAAACATGGAAAAGGACGATAACTTACCTAAGTTGGACGAAGTTGACAAGATTTTTCTGCAAGCTACTtcctttttaaagaaaaagataaaatga